CCTTCTTGCACAACAATAAATAAGAGCAagattaatatcttaaatatcagtCCTAGCAAGCAAATAGGTATTTTACTACAATATGACCATTATTGATAATCTTGTTAAAATCATAAAATACTTCTGATGATGTCTAGTTGTGATAAGTCTACATTAGGAGGTTTTCCTTGACAACTATAACAGTAACAAAGCTGTGGCAGTCACCATTCCAAGTAATTCCAAGTACTTGCGGAAACACATAGAGATAAGTTGCCAACAGTGAATATTGAAAAATGAACACCAACAGGCAATAGATTATCCCATGAGAACTAGGTTTGATCATATTAATACTGCCCATAAACCAATTACATTTCGACCAACTTTCATGAACAGAAAAAACTCGATAGAGAAGACTGCTTTACCATTAACATTAATTGAGAAGCATAAACCAGTAGAGTCATTTTTCAAGATTCTGGATACATGTGGCAGGCATTTAATATCTACTTCATTAGCAACTTCAACAATTCCACCGGGAAATTCTGGTTATTAATTAACCAATCATATAGCATTCAAGAGTCGTCACCTAGAAGGTGGCGATCATCAACACAGCCCCACTGGATCAACTCTAACGAGGTATATAGATGGGTACTCGTAGTAGTTCATTTAACTTTCCACCAATAGCCTGTTTTTACTCACATTTATTCTAAGTCTTAATAGGACTCTAAGCATTGGACGATCCGGTTAGACACATTGCATGCCTCTCCTGTTTCTTTGGAGGTCAGGGCTCCGTGCTTCAAGTTGGCCTACGGTGTAGCCCTTATTGCAACATGGTGCTTGCTTGATCTAAGGACAAAGGGTCAGGTTGAATCTAGCAGCTCATATCAGCCCGATGACCAGAACGAGCATCATCATCAAGATACTAGAATGATCAACCAAGCAACCAACTTGAAAGCAACTCAATTGAAACTCAACTTAATCACACGCAGCAGATGATCCATAGAGGCACAAACAACAAAAATTAATAGGCTGGTTATAGCAACGATCTGCATCCCCCactataacaacaacaacaaaacagaATTAGTACCTGGCAGCGGTACGGCAAGTATGTCCCCTGGCCGGATCGAAGGGCTCGCCATGGCGTTCACGGTCATAATGTCTGTCACAGTGGTGGCGTAGCGGGCGGCGATGGCCGGCACAGAGTCGCCCTGTTGGACGACGTAGGAGAGGTAAATGGCAGGGAGGAAGTTGTCGGTGGAGTTGAAACAGGTACAGGGGAGGGGGATGACGAGGGTGCTGCCGGCGTCGAGGTCGGCAGGGTCGGGGATGTCGTTGGCCTCCCGGATCTGGTCGGGGGACGTGAGGCCAGCGTAGACGGAGCCGGCGATCGATCCGAGAGTGTCGGCGGGGCGGACCGTGTAGCTGGTGGAGATGGAGCGGCGGATGCCGCCAGAGCAGGAGCAGGAGGCGGGGACGCGGAGGAAGAGGCCGGCGGGGAGGATGTGGTTCTCGGCGTCGGGGACGGCGATGTCGATGGCGTTGGCGGCGAGGAGGGCGACGGGGTCTGTCTGGAAGAGGGCGGCCACCTCGGCGACCTTGAGGTCGGCGTAGAGGGTGTAGCCCAGCAGCGCGGGGCAGGCGTCCGTCCCGGTGCACGGCTCGATGGTAGACTTCGCCATGGCGGCACCCGCCAGCAGCGAGAGCGAGATGAAGAGGAGCAATAGATGCTTCTCctccatctcttcttcttcttcaccttcTTACCTGTAGCGCTATAGGTTTCCCTGCTCCTTCTGGGAAGCCAGACCGTGGAAGCACAGTTTCTCTTCAGCAGCAGCGAcggatatagagagagagagagagagagagatggccggAATGAGAGCGACGAAATGTGGGCTTAGCGGGGAGTGGAAGAGAGGCAGAGAGGAAGAGGGAGACAGCTACAGAGTTGAGGGCTTTTCTGGGTGCAGCGCCAGATCCCATTTTCCACTGAAAATAAAAACGAAAACTACTTTTGGCGCTGTTTCTCCGGTGGTTTTTCTGCATAGTTTTgaatcataatatgacatatatgtCCCCCTAAATTGCAAGATCCAAATTAGACACGATCAATATGAATATATTAAATTGAGTaaacaatataatataataataacattTAAGAtactatgaatatatatatatatatatatatatacataggagtgatatgtatatatatatgtaactttAGAGGGATGGATATGTAAAATTACTCATTATTTTTTAAGGATAATTCATGACAAAAGTACGAGTGATGGAAAGGGAAAGAGGAGTCGACAAAGCCGAGTGCAGGGATTTGGAGTTTTGTGAGACAGGTGGGGACGGGTTTGGCATCTCGGAGTTGTTCTCGTGATGCCTCCGATCCGCGGATCAACACCCGTTATTTGGATGCTAGACGGATCCGATCAAAATCCGACCCAATAGCATCTTCATGTTTGCTATGGTAATTAGAGAGGATCTCGGTCCTACGTGGACACACCAGCACAATTTCTGATTGTCATGACTTGATTGGTTGATGAGATAATTAATTCACTAATTCTATTGAGATGCTTTGATATCATAATGTGGATTCATAGTACTTACACTAAGTGAAGGTGGAATCATTGTAATCACTCATTCCCTAATAATTACTATATAACTACATTGAATCATTTTCTAAAACAAATATATTACTAAAAACAAAGGGGACCTTTTTGCACTGAACTTTAAGAAGCTATTTGTATAGAATaaaaattgcaaaaaaaaaataaataaaattgggCAAAACCAATTGTTTCATGCATATTTACTAATATCAACTCAGTAATTGTTAGATTTAAATGGTTCCATTGTTATCTTGATTCCAATCCAAGGACTTAATAGATCATACTAATTTAGATCtaagcttttattttttttttttataatatcttaattagtctcaaataaaaaataaataagattcgacttataaaattttgatgggtatattattattaacttaaatATAAGTTATTTTGATTAGTAGTTTAAGTCAAATAAATTAATGGGTCTATTAACCCATTAGGTTCGAATTATGACATTTGATACCAAAGTTGATATAATGTTTAAGCACAATAAGAGAGTTCAAGTAGAAAAAGATTATTCGTAAATAAAATCAACTCATTATAATTGTAAAACTATCGTTAGACTATGTTTCACAAAcataatgttatttgatttggaTTATGTTGGATTTTAACATGAATATtttcgaaaaaaaatatatatatattttttattagtcaaaaataaataaaattaagattaacttataaaaatattataatcaattTAGGTTAAATAAAATTGATAGGTCAATCAATCCATTAGGCTCGGGTAGtgacatatataataaaaaaaaaattcatactttTAACGTATTTAAAGCTCAATTTATAGATCTTCCCATTTGATAAATATGATAATTGAAAATGTTTCTAAAAACAAAAACAAGTTGTTTGTTAGTGTTTATAAACATTAAAAGAACAGATCCTTAGTTCTTTAGTACTACTATTCACACTGCTTGCAGCCGATGAGACTGCAACAAAAGAGCACAATAAATGTCATCGTACAAGCTCGCATGACGGGCGAGGGTCGCCCTTCTCGAAGCCGCAGTTGTCCGAACGCTGCCCGACGCCTGACTTAGTTCAACTCCCCATAAGCCTCCTATCACCATTAATGCCGCCTCAACCCTCTCTCGCTCTCGCACAGAAACAAATAGCATAGCAAGTAAAGCTCTGAGAACAGTTGTAGAAGGTCAAGGAGCAGTGACTTGTTTATTTGACGGCCTTGCCTTCTGTTGTTGGAGTTGTGTGTTTGATGATATCAACTCCCATAAAGTCATAGGCCAACCATGATGTGCTACATCATGAAAGTGGGGCTAAATCTGTGCCACGGCCAGCTGCCATGGCTTTCCAGAGCTATTTCTGCTATTGCCATGGAAACATGTTCATGGTTCTTTATAGCTCTAGTAAATGCATGCAccgttccatctctctctctctctctctctctctctctctctctctctctctggagtaGTAATCTCAGAAGCAATTTTGAATGCAtgttattgattttgatgtttcTTGTGGGACTTTGTGGTGCAGCTATCACAGTGACTAAAATGACTCGGAAGAGAGAAAGCAGCTTCCTTATCGTGAAAAATCTATCTATGGCATCTCCATTCACTCTGCCCACATGAACACTGCGTCAGAAGAGCATTTATGAGAGCCCATATAAAATCCAAAGCTCATTAATTTACGTCAGTTACGAATAAGAGCTTGAGAAATATGAATCACgtgagaaagagaagaaaacaaaatgatCGCGTAGTTAGTGCTAATGAAAGCAAATGTTAGGAGAGAGTCGAGTTGACAGTGGAAGAAAATGGCAAAGCTGTTCTGAGATAAAAGAGGCTCCGACATGGATTTGCCGGGATCTAAAGTCTATGTTGGGGGTGGAAGAGATAAACCTATACTAAGTAGAAAAAGAAATCAAGCAGCTTACATTTGAACAAACAAGAAACCCAACATGGAGAAAGAAAAGCTTCGTCGACACATGTTTAGCAGCACCCCATCGATGATTTTTGTAGGTTTCGATGACTTCTACCCCTTGAGCACAAGAAAAGTAAACAGGTGGTGGAAATGCTTACCATCAGGCTGTCAAGCTTCAATGCAGGGCAAATGTTGGCTGAGAGGAATGAAGCCTGGTCCGAGTTCACTTAGCCTCGGCTAAGAAGGAGGTCTACTGAGTCAGGAGACAGCATGTGTGCCTAAGTGACCTCGAGCCGGGCAACATTCCCCTTAACCTAACCTCGCCAAAGTGCTAATTCCTACGAACACATCAACATCGAGAAGTTCCACAGGAACGAAGCGCAGTCCTATGTCTTCACACCTTCGGTAGTAAAGATAAGAggcagaagaagaagatatagaggaaaagagagagagagagaagggggatgAGGTGATGGGGAGAGTGAGAAGTGGTTGCTAGTGCTTGAAGAGACGCAAAGGTAACTGCACAATTAAATAACGTTCCCATTTGGCACGAACTGCCCAACTCACCATTAAATATCATTGCAActggttcctctctctctctctctctctctctctctctctctctctctgagtgaGATATAAACCAAGCCATTAAACTGTCTTTGTCTCTCTCTAAACCCCAGTTACTGAGACTATCTTTCTTCCATTTCCCAGGAGGAGGCTATGGACTCAGTTACTGTTCCCGGTTGGTGTCAACAGGTGATACCTAATATGCACGCTTTTTCCCCATAACCCGACAAGGGACTGTAGCACACATTGTTGCTTCTCAAACTCCGCAAGCCTTTCATCATTGCCTTATTATTTGTTCCTTCAACCATCCCACTCCCCATAAGTACACGTCTTTGACTGTTCCCGCTCTTCTTGGATCTTAGGCCGTGGGTTTGTTGTCTAGGGTTTAGGCTGTGAGTGCTCTTTTTCCGATAAAGAAAGAAGGGTGGGGAGTTCTGTGCTGCTTAACAACCACATCACTCGTAAGATGAGACTCATCAGATCGAGTCCTGTGAATGAACCTGTCTCCTGGACTGCAGTTTGGTCAACAGGATCCACTTTCGACTGTGGGTCAAACATATACATCTTGTCTCGTGGATATAGGAGAGCAGCATTCGGCTATAGGTTGTGACACTCTTCCCCAAGCCATCCTTCGAGAATGAATGCATGAGGTCTCATCTTACTGTCTCTGTCAACGAGGAAAAGAAGAATAGGAATTAGTCCGCACAGATGTTCTTTTTCTCATGAAGAAAAACCCGGAAAAAAGTCATTTAAGAGACACATAAATGTCTCAGGGCTCAAAAACATATTCACCAATAATTTGCTGACTCCAATGATATAATTTATCTTAGAACTACATTAAAAGGACATCCTTGTTATATTAAAATGTAAGGACAAATACATTGCTTAGGAACTTTGCAAAGATAGATTCATATTAATCCCTATCTTACCACTAAAATATAAGTAAATGTACTTTGTCTTGACTCATTAGTATTAAAAGTTTCCTATACAACCACAATtcaaattttttttgttatattctCCAATATAAGTGAAAAGACCAGATAATGGCATCTTAGTCAATAGGAAAAACTAAGTcaaagaaaagattaaaaaaatcctAATGAACATTATTCTTGTGGCTCTCGAGCCTGTTGTTTTATAATGCCCCGTTGCATGATTTCATTGTTGTAGCAGAAACTCTAGCAAGAGATTTATGATGGCATTTCATTTCTAATACCTGTACAAAGATACAAGGGATATGTTCCAAATTAATTTTCCTAAAAACATGAAACACCAGATGGATGTAGGAAGCAACAATAGCACCTTCTATACAATTCAATGCAATATGCTACAATTATCGTAACATGCTTTAAGTATACAAGGGTATGTAAAATTTGAGTGTGCTAGGGTGCATACGCAGGAGTCTTTTTTTTGTCTCAGTGCCGAAACCAAGGCGACTGCTTAAGTTGATACGGCTTGAGACATACAATGCAGCATCCAAATGGCTAGGCTTGCCTGGAATATTCCTTCATGTACAAGGGCGATATTGCTCGGAGACCACTTCATGATGGTGATTTCTTCCATATAACTGTTGGTACTCCATAACAAACAGGAGATGCTCCAATCAGCATAGGGAGTTTGCATGAATCTCGTGCTTGGCTCATGAATGACGCAATCCTGTTTCTCCTGCAACCCCGGTTGCTGCCATCAGATAAATTACGCAACTTTCCATCGGACACTTTCCTTCTAGTCTTGACAGAGGTCAAAGTGACATCGTCGTCCATGCTCATGCAACTAAACTGTTGCACTAACTGACCATCCCTAGTGGAATTGCTAAGGGCAACTAATTCTTCGTGCAACCATGACTTAAGCAATGCCTTTCCGAACCGGTCAATATCCTTGTCTGTCACATCCCAAAGGTTCGCAATGACAGAAGGCGAACCAGCAAACAAATAGGAGAGAGGAGCACCTTGAGGAGCATAACACCCTCTATGCAGAAGTGAACCGCTGCTACAACCCATAAGAAGAGTGGCTGCACAATGATGCAATTTCTGAACTTCTTTTTCTGGAATATACTGGGTACCTGCATAAAAGAAGTTTTCAGGAATTAAGTCATTAAAGTATCCACCCCAAAAAGCTGGGGACCTGAAGGACTGTTATTGTAGTAATAGTAGTCATTGATGTAGTCTCAAATCAACATACCACTTCCATGACCAAAGTAAAGGAACAGATCATGATTTTGCAAAGCAATAATTAGCTCTTTAGTATCAGGAAGGTTTCCAGCTTTCCCCTGTAGCAAATTTATATGACAAAATTCTTGGATTACCAAACATAAAAAATCATGTAGACAAAGTACAACATGATAAATGATTGATCCAATACATGAGAGACCATAAGAAGTTTAATGATATTTTGGCCTGAACTTTATCGTTGGTCAAAAGAACAAACACAATGCAGCGGAAAAAAGGCTCCAAACCAACAAAACAAATCCATATCTGGAAGAAGTAAATTATGTTTTACATGTAATCTAAGTTCCACAATCATTCTAGACACAACTTAATTGAGTGCCAATTAAGCAATCCCTATTCATTTTGCTGCATCTACAAGcaattattttatatgaaaaaaatcaaaatatctaCATGTTTACTTCCACTCATTAAAAAAAGATGCCAAAAAAATTTAATTCAGCCACATGTATGTCTTTTGCATTCAACATAACCAAATCAAACCATTGTAGTCACTAGAGCATAACACCAATGATATGGACATCGAGGCTATCAACTTCCTTGTGCAGCTCAACTGAGCCTCAAACAGCAAAAAATTGGCTGATTGCACAACATGGGTGAATTTCACTCCATTGCACTAGAACACAGTTTTTGTAATCAGGGTATGAAACATCAATATGACCTAAACATGAAAAACTTGTTTCAATGCCAGTGCATATGGAGTTGTTCTGGCCTCAATTCCAATGTCACAAAGGTCTTATGGATCTTCGAAGGAAAGAGGCTCAATTTTACTGATCTTCTTTATTGCATAATTTATTCTATACTTCATTAGAACAGAAATCCTTTTACAATTAggatttgtattttttttctataaaaagaagGCCAAGCCCAAGTTTTACGattaaattttcatatatatagtaTCATTTTTTTCTCCCTATTCAAGTATTCATGCCTCTTCTCTCCTCTGTTTTTTTATGTGTGGGGACTAGAGCGAAGTCAGTAGGCATCAGAACGAATATTTGAAACTTGTGGAGAGGTTTTTTTATGGTGTTTTTATGCCTCTTCTTTCCCACAGTGAGCATATTTTACATTGTGGTGAGATCAATGAGTTGACACAGATCAGGAACTTCTGTGAAACTAGCATAGCCATCGCCAAGAAGAGGGTTAGTTACCAACAGTGTGAATTTGATGTTCCAGAAATGATATGCATAACAGTTAATTGTAAGAATGCATAACTATGCCACatggatttaaaatttgatataaatAATGTTTCCCAAAAGAAAAGGACAAAAAACAAATGTTTATGGCTCCCTAGAATATCAAATATAGTGACAAAAATCTGTCAAGATTACTGGAAAATAGAAaatcttttctatttttctttgcaGTGCAAGGTAGGGCTCAGTAGGCATTAGTTAAATTTCTGAATGAACATGTGAAATCAAAAATAGAATAAGATTTGATCAGATTACCTCCAACTCTTGGTTTCTGAACCATTGCTCAAACTCCAATTGTGTATCATTGAGATCTCCACTAGGGTTTAACAAGTAGTAAGCATTTAAAGGGTCAACAGCAGGAATGATGGTGCCAAATCCGCTGTCTCTTTTGTGATGGGAACAGCTTTTGTCAAGTGTTAAAAAGATACTGCTTACGGATGGCATGCGATAAACTTCCTGACTCCTCAATATTGGTAGGTTTTCCCATGGCAGCATCTGCAATCATTTGTCAAGTGCCATCCAGCTTAAATTATTAAAAACAAAAACTGTCATTGATAAAAGAATAAGTTTATGAAGTCATACAACGAAGTGGAGTCATGTAAAAGTTTGCTGATGGATACTACAAAAGGTGCATCAATTGTGAAACAAATAAAGTTCATGGACACTTTTAATTAGTAAAATGTACAAGTTAAAAACAAGTATAAGAAATGCTGTTATTGCAATATTTGACGATGTTGCACAGGTTTGTATCCAGCTTTTACTGGTTTAATGAACAACCTGTTGCTGAAAGTTCCAAGAGTGCTAAAAAAAGAAGCATTCCTTTTGGACAGTATCACAAACATGTCCTTTGAAGATATAAGAGGTGCTTAATCTGCAGCTCTATTCTGAAGCATTTTAACCAGTAAACAGTATTTTATAGGGATAGGGCTCATGCTCAGGAGACAGCACAGAATTGAGCTTTCAAGATTGAAACTAGACAAGGGTCGATGCAAGAGAACATTAACTCACAAATCTCTTATGTAAGAAACAATTTTTATTTAGATGAGTCACCTGAACATCTGAATCCAGTACTATAATTACTGGCTCTCTTGCAACTTGTTCTGCATATTCAGCTAATGCTTCTTTTATTAAATCATGAATGAACTCAGTTGCAAGTCCTGTCTGTGCAACAGCAGAGAAAGCCCTAAACCTTTCCTCCCCGCAGCATGCACCCCGACCAAAATATCCCTTGTATAATAATAACTGATTGATGCACGATTCTGCATCAGCTACAGACTTCGCACCACCAATGATAGCACTGATGAGAGTATAATTTATTTCAAATCTGCCTTCAGATTTCAGAACACTGATTAATTTGTGAACCAATTTCTCAACACGGTCTGGGACTGAACGCTCACCCAAAAGCAAACAACCCCAGGGTCCCAACCATGAAATTTCCATGCTTCTGTATTAAAACATTTGTAGCAATCAGTTTCGTATAAACAATAACTATTTGGGGTGCAAAGTGTCAATGATGCAAGAAGCTTCCATGATATTATATAATTTAGTCACGCAAATAGTAAGAATTATGCTCATactattgcaaaaaaaaaaacacaaggtGCAAGATAGAGATCAACAATAAAAGAAATGAAACAAATAAAAGGAGTAATTAAGAATAACTTATTCATAGTCTTACTTCAGCAATTTGTTTAGGCGGTTGTTAAGCATGGTTCTTTGAGACCACCAGCTAGCATTTTTCATCTGTACATCAGCTGCTGCAAAGGTCGTATTAGATAGTAATAAAAAGTTCTCTTCCAATAGCTGTTTATAAGATGGCAATATACAGTCTATAACAGTGTAACCCCAAGGGCAATGCCAGTGCTTGATAGATCCTGTGTCGGCATCACTGAATTTTTGGTCAGAAATatcttcaagttcaacttctgatGAAAGGTAAAACAGAAATACTTcagttatattttcttttctggTAAGAAGTTAACATCTAATATTTTGTACATAAAGAACTAAATTACCTTCCTGAAGGAGATTCACAGGTAGTAACATAACAACTGGTTGGCTGTTAGCAAGCAGTCTTGATAGAAGTATCCAAGCCGGAAAAAAAGAAGGTAGAAGTAGCATTTCACCAATGAGGTTTGCATAATCACTTCCGAGCATACTTAAACAGATGATTGGGATAGTAGGGAGACACTTGAAGAAGCCAGTTACATGTTCTTCAAGATCTTCAAGTTTTTCTGGAACAAACCTACAACCAAAACAGggatagaaaaagaaatatgatGTTGTAACCATGTTAGTGTTGACATGAGTTAAAGAACAGTTTGCTGGTTAAAACATTTAAACCTG
This genomic stretch from Musa acuminata AAA Group cultivar baxijiao chromosome BXJ3-9, Cavendish_Baxijiao_AAA, whole genome shotgun sequence harbors:
- the LOC103974998 gene encoding lysM domain-containing GPI-anchored protein LYP6, producing MEEKHLLLLFISLSLLAGAAMAKSTIEPCTGTDACPALLGYTLYADLKVAEVAALFQTDPVALLAANAIDIAVPDAENHILPAGLFLRVPASCSCSGGIRRSISTSYTVRPADTLGSIAGSVYAGLTSPDQIREANDIPDPADLDAGSTLVIPLPCTCFNSTDNFLPAIYLSYVVQQGDSVPAIAARYATTVTDIMTVNAMASPSIRPGDILAVPLPACASMFPNSASDYGMIVANGTYAITASHCVQCSCGPGNLNLYCTPASLAVSCSSMQCSNSNLMLGNFTSQQTSAGCSVTSCNYGGFVNGSIVTRLTTSLQPQCPGKHQFPPVIPPPTTVLHDSFLVPSPSPAQAGGTVTNPRSSVPGTFGLPGIAPASGPAGSTSEASIVSPFCCILCLFAFSLVHFNFLY